One part of the Magallana gigas chromosome 5, xbMagGiga1.1, whole genome shotgun sequence genome encodes these proteins:
- the LOC105318875 gene encoding potassium channel subfamily T member 2 isoform X3 has protein sequence MAAEPHVCDGIDLKWMYASDSEEEDDWSSNSPVVLTQELSLKGKIRRILFRNARTRLGSTLFDIIVKLTLCVLYITRIQFDEVELYACGGSPCGENNTYQIYPDNNDDGMIFSSAEINWQVLLWVHRPEPIWIIEVILAIFTFSKALLFIFISKLGKVELMTKPAFILEVICSFPLIVTVPAFFSQLTYPMLLRNLYVPTFLNCWLAKRAMERLFNDLHLTKQRFQTISVTMSQQLLILGATLVSLIFTTVCGIQHIQRASTEKSLTLFESFYFTIVTFSTVGYGDISPDIWLGQLFMVLMICIAFAFIPRQIEGIGSIWVERKKSGGEYNSRQARKNHHVVVCAQNLTGDAIMDFLTEFFSCPKHEEYTVILLSSDELNSSMHMILKDPKWANRVIYMRGSALKAADLNRCRMNEADACFILAPENCTNKDREDHNTIMRSWAVKDFCPDTNQFIQLFQTENKIHVKFAEHVVCEDEFAYALLANNCLYPGLSTLVSLLVHTSTGYEGEMASEPWMQLYGRHSGNEVYHIQLAKSIFFSQYEGKTFSTASAEVHSKFGLSLIAIMETDLDKVKDQEKDHKLILNPGPSYILKNSDYCFYLSKVKEEHTRIVPEKASKMEERNNKKQQQREKNYEKIASELQRFLENNHLELDSTPAGEESVFNTITSQMGIDFSSTLQGTFRSPVETPDILNGGMGGGKRDTTEHHNVLLMYNEMASEETAPKYLSVNTAKCEPQARFVTGTPPIFLTGCRKTLCHLVKNPRHQCCLKWGEDCSHVNYKNARDDRWQNHLIILSADKICVGVYNFIVPLRSKFLSIKSLSPIILMLEEEPPVMFMDSLAHFPMVYWMKGNIKNVDDLLKAGINKASHLVIVNRSSNQAREVVLTDADTIVTVQSIFKLFPSINILTEISQTSNIKFMQFQPHDEYSKKIARLEKKLRDDMRSSLVHIFRLPFAAGQVFSCSMLDTLLYQTCSKGYLIKFVRLLLGIDAEENSGHLSSIKVKRDILKKYRTYGDLYIGLCKVTGEVPIAIYRTERRRMVMEEDEEEHHPLPKEHNKSAPRPNKKSSFNIKQFFERAVPNDLSDFVRSRMTSMAIDPSGYSCDEELCNKPLSFIIINPHPQCRLKKGDIVYVLQPSAMFAIPSRVQHKHHKRRRSWSEGINNRTQPDTPARSRTHSIDIPSGRNVSFKFPGEEEEEDVVPTMDVGVEVKMDAEPLDEIDTTLPKASTAKIRGNPPIFNFTFPDSDNESTTGETKTTNASNNNDIALKDFPFGAPQDPTVQAMKDPPKIVITRTPTKTFLTERVPEV, from the exons TGGAGGAAGTCCGTGTGGAGAAAACAATACATACCAGATCTACCCTGACAACAATGATGATGGAATGATCTTCTCCTCCGCAGAAATCAACTG GCAGGTGCTCCTCTGGGTCCACCGCCCAGAGCCGATCTGGATTATAGAAGTGATCTTAGCCATCTTCACTTTCTCTAAAgctttgctttttatttttatttctaag TTGGGCAAGGTGGAGCTGATGACAAAACCAGCCTTTATACTGGAGGTGATCTGTTCCTTCCCACTGATTGTCACG GTCCCTGCATTTTTCTCCCAG CTAACCTACCCAATGCTATTGAGGAATTTATATGTCCCAACATTCCTAAATTGCTGGCTAGCCAAAAGAGCCATGGAGAGGTTATTT AACGACCTTCACCTGACCAAGCAGCGCTTCCAGACAATCTCAGTGACCATGTCCCAGCAGCTGCTGATTCTGGGAGCCACCCTGGTCTCTCTCATATTTACCAC AGTCTGCGGCATCCAGCACATCCAGAGAGCCAGCACGGAGAAGTCCCTGACCCTGTTTGAGTCTTTCTACTTCACCATAGTGACATTCTCCACGGTCGGTTACGGCGACATTTCTCCGGACATCTGGCTGGGACAGCTGTTCATGGTCCTCATGATCTGTATTGCCTTTGCCTTCATTCCAAGACAG ATCGAAGGCATTGGCTCCATCTGGGTGGAGAGGAAGAAGTCCGGGGGAGAGTACAACTCCAGGCAGGCCCGCAAAAACCACCACGTGGTGGTGTGTGCCCAGAATCTGACCGGGGACGCCATCATGGACTTCCTCACAGAGTTCTTTTCCTGTCCCAAACATGAG GAATACACGGTGATCTTGCTGAGCTCGGATGAGCTGAATTCCAGTATGCATATGATTCTGAAAGACCCTAAGTGGGCGAATAGGGTGATTTACATGAGAGGGTCAGCCCTGAAGGCAGCTGACCTCAATAGATGCAG aatGAATGAGGCAGATGCTTGCTTTATATTGGCCCCAGAAAACTGCACCAACAAAGACCGAGAG GATCACAACACCATCATGAGGTCCTGGGCTGTGAAGGATTTCTGTCCGGACACGAACCAGTTCATCCAGCTGTTCCAGACAGAGAACAAGATCCATGTCAAGTTTGCAG AGCATGTTGTATGTGAGGACGAGTTTGCCTACGCCTTGCTGGCCAACAACTGTCTGTATCCTGGGTTATCTACCTTAGTATCATTGCTGGTTCACACATCTACAGGATA TGAGGGTGAGATGGCTTCTGAACCATGGATGCAGTTGTATGGCCGACACTCGGGGAACGAAGTGTACCACATACAGCTGGCAAAGAGCATCTTCTTTAGTCAGTATGAAGGAAAGACATTCTCAACTGCCTCAGCCGAGGTACACTCCAA ATTTGGTCTGTCGCTGATTGCTATCATGGAGACTGACCTTGACAAAGTCAAGGACCAAGAGAAGGACCATAAACTGATCCTGAACCCTGGACCTAGCTACATCCTGAAGAACTCAGACTACTGCTTCTATCTCAGCAAGGTAAAGGAGGAGCACACCAGAATAGTTCCCGAGAAGGCTAGTAAGATGGAGGAGAGAAACAACAAGAAGCAACAGCAGAGGGAGAAAAACTATG AGAAAATTGCCTCCGAACTCCAACGATTCCTGGAAAACAACCACTTGGAGCTGGATAGCACGCCTGCTGGGGAGGAGAGTGTGTtcaacaccatcaccagtcagATGGGCATCGACTTCTCCTCCACCCTCCAGGGGACATTCCGCTCGCCTGTGGAGACTCCGGACATCTTGAACGGAGGGATGGGGGGAGGTAAGAGGGACACGACCGAGCACCACAACGTTCTGCTGATGTACAACGAGATGGCCAGTGAGGA GACAGCTCCCAAGTATTTATCTGTAAATACAGCAAAATGTGAACCCCAGGCAAG GTTTGTGACTGGGACCCCGCCCATTTTCCTGACAGGATGCAGGAAGACTCTGTGTCACCTGGTGAAGAATCCTCGCCATCAGTGCTGCCTCAAGTGGGGAGAG GACTGTAGCCATGTTAATTACAAGAATGCTCGAGATGACCGGTGGCAGAACCATCTGATAATTCTGTCCGCAGACAAAATCTGTGTGGGCGTCTACAACTTTATTGTCCCCCTCCGCTCCAAATTCCTGAGCATCAAGTCACTCAGTCCCATCATACTGATGCTAGAGGAGGA GCCCCCTGTCATGTTCATGGATTCCCTGGCACACTTCCCAATGGTTTACTGGATGAAGGGGAACATCAAAAA tgtTGACGATCTCCTGAAAGCTGGAATAAACAAGGCGAGCCACCTGGTGATTGTGAACAGATCGTCCAATCAGGCACGAGAGGTGGTGTTGACGGATGCTGACACGATCGTCACCGTACAGTCCATATTTAA GTTATTCCCAAGCATCAATATTTTGACCGAAATTTCACAAACCTCCAACATCAAATTCATGCAGTTTCAACCACATGATGAATACTCCAAGAAAATAGCCCGACTGGAGAAG AAGCTGCGCGATGACATGCGATCTAGCCTGGTGCACATTTTCCGTCTTCCATTTGCTGCGGGACAGGTGTTCAGCTGTAGTATGTTGGATACACTTCTGTATCAGACGTGTTCCAAAGGATACCTCATCAAGTTTGTTCGACTTCTGCTGGGAATCGACGCTGAAGAAAACTCAGGTCATTTATCTAGT ATTAAAGTGAAAAGGGATATTCTTAAGAAGTACAGGACGTATGGTGATTTGTACATCGGTCTTTGTAAGGTGACAGGGGAGGTTCCCATTGCTATTTATAGAACAGAGAGGAGGAGGATGGTTATGGAGGAGGATGAG GAAGAGCACCATCCACTTCCCAAGGAGCACAACAAATCTGCTCCTCGTCCAAACAAGAAGTCTTCCTTTAACATCAAACAGTTCTTTGAGAGAGCAGTCCCCAACGATCTCTCGGACTTTGTCCGCAGTCGGATGACCTCTATGGCCATTGACCCTTCAGGGTACAGCT GTGATGAAGAACTCTGCAATAAACCTCTGTCTTTTATCATCATCAATCCCCATCCGCAGTGTCGACTCAAGAAAGGAGATATTGT GTATGTACTGCAGCCTAGTGCAATGTTTGCGATTCCGAGTCGTGTACAGCACAAGCATCACAAGCGGCGAAGGTCATGGAGCGAAGGAATCAACAACCGGACACAGCCCGACACCCCAGCCCGATCACGCACCCACTCCATCGACATACCCTCAGGACGAAATGTGTCCTTTAAATTCCCTGGGGAAGAGGAGGAAGAGGATGTGGTCCCAACAATGGATGTAGGAGTAGAGGTCAAGATGGATGCTGAACCTCTGGATGAAATCGACACCACCTTACCCAAAGCCTCTACAGCGAAAATCAGAGGCAACCCTCCCATTTTCAACTTTACATTCCCTGACTCGGACAACGAATCGACCACTGGGGAAACAAAAACAACGAACGCCTCAAACAACAACGACATCGCACTTAAAGACTTTCCCTTTGGGGCCCCTCAAGATCCAACAGTGCAAGCAATGAAAGATCCCCCCAAAATAGTTATTACAAGAACCCCAACAAAAACCTTTCTAACGGAACGGGTGCCTGAGGTGTAA
- the LOC105318875 gene encoding potassium channel subfamily T member 2 isoform X4 yields the protein MAAEPHVCDGIDLKWMYASDSEEEDDWSSNSPVVLTQELSLKGKIRRILFRNARTRLGSTLFDIIVKLTLCVLYITRIQFDEVELYACGGSPCGENNTYQIYPDNNDDGMIFSSAEINWQVLLWVHRPEPIWIIEVILAIFTFSKALLFIFISKLGKVELMTKPAFILEVICSFPLIVTLTYPMLLRNLYVPTFLNCWLAKRAMERLFNDLHLTKQRFQTISVTMSQQLLILGATLVSLIFTTVCGIQHIQRASTEKSLTLFESFYFTIVTFSTVGYGDISPDIWLGQLFMVLMICIAFAFIPRQIEGIGSIWVERKKSGGEYNSRQARKNHHVVVCAQNLTGDAIMDFLTEFFSCPKHEEYTVILLSSDELNSSMHMILKDPKWANRVIYMRGSALKAADLNRCRMNEADACFILAPENCTNKDREDHNTIMRSWAVKDFCPDTNQFIQLFQTENKIHVKFAEHVVCEDEFAYALLANNCLYPGLSTLVSLLVHTSTGYEGEMASEPWMQLYGRHSGNEVYHIQLAKSIFFSQYEGKTFSTASAEVHSKFGLSLIAIMETDLDKVKDQEKDHKLILNPGPSYILKNSDYCFYLSKVKEEHTRIVPEKASKMEERNNKKQQQREKNYEKIASELQRFLENNHLELDSTPAGEESVFNTITSQMGIDFSSTLQGTFRSPVETPDILNGGMGGGKRDTTEHHNVLLMYNEMASEETAPKYLSVNTAKCEPQARFVTGTPPIFLTGCRKTLCHLVKNPRHQCCLKWGEDCSHVNYKNARDDRWQNHLIILSADKICVGVYNFIVPLRSKFLSIKSLSPIILMLEEEPPVMFMDSLAHFPMVYWMKGNIKNVDDLLKAGINKASHLVIVNRSSNQAREVVLTDADTIVTVQSIFKLFPSINILTEISQTSNIKFMQFQPHDEYSKKIARLEKKLRDDMRSSLVHIFRLPFAAGQVFSCSMLDTLLYQTCSKGYLIKFVRLLLGIDAEENSGHLSSIKVKRDILKKYRTYGDLYIGLCKVTGEVPIAIYRTERRRMVMEEDEEEHHPLPKEHNKSAPRPNKKSSFNIKQFFERAVPNDLSDFVRSRMTSMAIDPSGYSCDEELCNKPLSFIIINPHPQCRLKKGDIVYVLQPSAMFAIPSRVQHKHHKRRRSWSEGINNRTQPDTPARSRTHSIDIPSGRNVSFKFPGEEEEEDVVPTMDVGVEVKMDAEPLDEIDTTLPKASTAKIRGNPPIFNFTFPDSDNESTTGETKTTNASNNNDIALKDFPFGAPQDPTVQAMKDPPKIVITRTPTKTFLTERVPEV from the exons TGGAGGAAGTCCGTGTGGAGAAAACAATACATACCAGATCTACCCTGACAACAATGATGATGGAATGATCTTCTCCTCCGCAGAAATCAACTG GCAGGTGCTCCTCTGGGTCCACCGCCCAGAGCCGATCTGGATTATAGAAGTGATCTTAGCCATCTTCACTTTCTCTAAAgctttgctttttatttttatttctaag TTGGGCAAGGTGGAGCTGATGACAAAACCAGCCTTTATACTGGAGGTGATCTGTTCCTTCCCACTGATTGTCACG CTAACCTACCCAATGCTATTGAGGAATTTATATGTCCCAACATTCCTAAATTGCTGGCTAGCCAAAAGAGCCATGGAGAGGTTATTT AACGACCTTCACCTGACCAAGCAGCGCTTCCAGACAATCTCAGTGACCATGTCCCAGCAGCTGCTGATTCTGGGAGCCACCCTGGTCTCTCTCATATTTACCAC AGTCTGCGGCATCCAGCACATCCAGAGAGCCAGCACGGAGAAGTCCCTGACCCTGTTTGAGTCTTTCTACTTCACCATAGTGACATTCTCCACGGTCGGTTACGGCGACATTTCTCCGGACATCTGGCTGGGACAGCTGTTCATGGTCCTCATGATCTGTATTGCCTTTGCCTTCATTCCAAGACAG ATCGAAGGCATTGGCTCCATCTGGGTGGAGAGGAAGAAGTCCGGGGGAGAGTACAACTCCAGGCAGGCCCGCAAAAACCACCACGTGGTGGTGTGTGCCCAGAATCTGACCGGGGACGCCATCATGGACTTCCTCACAGAGTTCTTTTCCTGTCCCAAACATGAG GAATACACGGTGATCTTGCTGAGCTCGGATGAGCTGAATTCCAGTATGCATATGATTCTGAAAGACCCTAAGTGGGCGAATAGGGTGATTTACATGAGAGGGTCAGCCCTGAAGGCAGCTGACCTCAATAGATGCAG aatGAATGAGGCAGATGCTTGCTTTATATTGGCCCCAGAAAACTGCACCAACAAAGACCGAGAG GATCACAACACCATCATGAGGTCCTGGGCTGTGAAGGATTTCTGTCCGGACACGAACCAGTTCATCCAGCTGTTCCAGACAGAGAACAAGATCCATGTCAAGTTTGCAG AGCATGTTGTATGTGAGGACGAGTTTGCCTACGCCTTGCTGGCCAACAACTGTCTGTATCCTGGGTTATCTACCTTAGTATCATTGCTGGTTCACACATCTACAGGATA TGAGGGTGAGATGGCTTCTGAACCATGGATGCAGTTGTATGGCCGACACTCGGGGAACGAAGTGTACCACATACAGCTGGCAAAGAGCATCTTCTTTAGTCAGTATGAAGGAAAGACATTCTCAACTGCCTCAGCCGAGGTACACTCCAA ATTTGGTCTGTCGCTGATTGCTATCATGGAGACTGACCTTGACAAAGTCAAGGACCAAGAGAAGGACCATAAACTGATCCTGAACCCTGGACCTAGCTACATCCTGAAGAACTCAGACTACTGCTTCTATCTCAGCAAGGTAAAGGAGGAGCACACCAGAATAGTTCCCGAGAAGGCTAGTAAGATGGAGGAGAGAAACAACAAGAAGCAACAGCAGAGGGAGAAAAACTATG AGAAAATTGCCTCCGAACTCCAACGATTCCTGGAAAACAACCACTTGGAGCTGGATAGCACGCCTGCTGGGGAGGAGAGTGTGTtcaacaccatcaccagtcagATGGGCATCGACTTCTCCTCCACCCTCCAGGGGACATTCCGCTCGCCTGTGGAGACTCCGGACATCTTGAACGGAGGGATGGGGGGAGGTAAGAGGGACACGACCGAGCACCACAACGTTCTGCTGATGTACAACGAGATGGCCAGTGAGGA GACAGCTCCCAAGTATTTATCTGTAAATACAGCAAAATGTGAACCCCAGGCAAG GTTTGTGACTGGGACCCCGCCCATTTTCCTGACAGGATGCAGGAAGACTCTGTGTCACCTGGTGAAGAATCCTCGCCATCAGTGCTGCCTCAAGTGGGGAGAG GACTGTAGCCATGTTAATTACAAGAATGCTCGAGATGACCGGTGGCAGAACCATCTGATAATTCTGTCCGCAGACAAAATCTGTGTGGGCGTCTACAACTTTATTGTCCCCCTCCGCTCCAAATTCCTGAGCATCAAGTCACTCAGTCCCATCATACTGATGCTAGAGGAGGA GCCCCCTGTCATGTTCATGGATTCCCTGGCACACTTCCCAATGGTTTACTGGATGAAGGGGAACATCAAAAA tgtTGACGATCTCCTGAAAGCTGGAATAAACAAGGCGAGCCACCTGGTGATTGTGAACAGATCGTCCAATCAGGCACGAGAGGTGGTGTTGACGGATGCTGACACGATCGTCACCGTACAGTCCATATTTAA GTTATTCCCAAGCATCAATATTTTGACCGAAATTTCACAAACCTCCAACATCAAATTCATGCAGTTTCAACCACATGATGAATACTCCAAGAAAATAGCCCGACTGGAGAAG AAGCTGCGCGATGACATGCGATCTAGCCTGGTGCACATTTTCCGTCTTCCATTTGCTGCGGGACAGGTGTTCAGCTGTAGTATGTTGGATACACTTCTGTATCAGACGTGTTCCAAAGGATACCTCATCAAGTTTGTTCGACTTCTGCTGGGAATCGACGCTGAAGAAAACTCAGGTCATTTATCTAGT ATTAAAGTGAAAAGGGATATTCTTAAGAAGTACAGGACGTATGGTGATTTGTACATCGGTCTTTGTAAGGTGACAGGGGAGGTTCCCATTGCTATTTATAGAACAGAGAGGAGGAGGATGGTTATGGAGGAGGATGAG GAAGAGCACCATCCACTTCCCAAGGAGCACAACAAATCTGCTCCTCGTCCAAACAAGAAGTCTTCCTTTAACATCAAACAGTTCTTTGAGAGAGCAGTCCCCAACGATCTCTCGGACTTTGTCCGCAGTCGGATGACCTCTATGGCCATTGACCCTTCAGGGTACAGCT GTGATGAAGAACTCTGCAATAAACCTCTGTCTTTTATCATCATCAATCCCCATCCGCAGTGTCGACTCAAGAAAGGAGATATTGT GTATGTACTGCAGCCTAGTGCAATGTTTGCGATTCCGAGTCGTGTACAGCACAAGCATCACAAGCGGCGAAGGTCATGGAGCGAAGGAATCAACAACCGGACACAGCCCGACACCCCAGCCCGATCACGCACCCACTCCATCGACATACCCTCAGGACGAAATGTGTCCTTTAAATTCCCTGGGGAAGAGGAGGAAGAGGATGTGGTCCCAACAATGGATGTAGGAGTAGAGGTCAAGATGGATGCTGAACCTCTGGATGAAATCGACACCACCTTACCCAAAGCCTCTACAGCGAAAATCAGAGGCAACCCTCCCATTTTCAACTTTACATTCCCTGACTCGGACAACGAATCGACCACTGGGGAAACAAAAACAACGAACGCCTCAAACAACAACGACATCGCACTTAAAGACTTTCCCTTTGGGGCCCCTCAAGATCCAACAGTGCAAGCAATGAAAGATCCCCCCAAAATAGTTATTACAAGAACCCCAACAAAAACCTTTCTAACGGAACGGGTGCCTGAGGTGTAA